A DNA window from Paenibacillus sp. HWE-109 contains the following coding sequences:
- a CDS encoding DUF421 domain-containing protein yields the protein MDILTIFLRTVLIYFVVFLMLRLMGKREIGKLSLFDLVISIMIAEIAVFVLEDSGKPLLDGLIPMGTLVIIQIFIAYLTLKSRTLRLLFDGKPSVIISKGMIDRDEMKKHRYNLDDLMLQLRQNKIMNVADVEFAVLEPSGKLSVVEKAVKESEPAEATKGTFRYEGLPLPLIMDSKVQDQNLEKIGKTRFWLKNQIQVKGVRDFKEVFYCSIDHRGRIFLDRKR from the coding sequence ATGGATATTCTGACCATTTTTTTGCGCACTGTGCTGATTTACTTTGTCGTTTTTCTTATGCTTCGCCTGATGGGGAAACGGGAAATCGGTAAACTGTCACTGTTCGATTTGGTGATTTCAATCATGATTGCGGAAATTGCTGTTTTCGTTTTAGAGGATTCAGGAAAGCCGCTCTTGGATGGCCTTATCCCGATGGGGACACTGGTCATTATCCAAATTTTCATCGCTTACTTAACGTTAAAAAGCAGAACCCTGCGGCTTCTTTTCGACGGAAAGCCAAGCGTCATTATCAGCAAAGGCATGATCGATCGCGATGAGATGAAGAAACATCGGTATAATCTGGATGATTTGATGCTCCAATTGCGGCAAAATAAGATCATGAACGTCGCCGATGTGGAGTTTGCGGTGCTCGAGCCGTCGGGGAAATTGAGTGTCGTGGAAAAAGCGGTGAAAGAGTCAGAACCGGCAGAAGCGACGAAAGGCACTTTCCGATATGAAGGACTTCCGCTGCCACTTATTATGGATAGCAAGGTGCAGGATCAGAATTTAGAAAAGATCGGGAAAACGAGGTTTTGGTTGAAAAATCAAATTCAAGTCAAAGGGGTTCGTGATTTCAAAGAGGTGTTTTACTGCTCAATTGATCACAGAGGACGGATCTTTTTGGATCGCAAAAGATAA
- a CDS encoding TIGR04086 family membrane protein, protein MKTVSQVRITSPLFSGLTYSLSMMTIGTIVTSLFLLLTSTQESSLHTLTTIIHAASLFIGGWVSGKRAGNRGWYHGGIVGFVYFILIFLVGFLAFDAGLNLQSLQLLGILFVSGALGGMLGVNTKK, encoded by the coding sequence ATGAAAACGGTCAGTCAGGTTCGAATAACGTCTCCTTTATTTTCCGGACTCACGTATTCATTAAGTATGATGACAATTGGAACCATAGTAACGTCCTTGTTTCTGCTATTAACCAGCACACAAGAAAGCTCCTTACATACGCTAACGACAATTATCCATGCGGCGTCATTATTTATTGGAGGCTGGGTTTCAGGTAAAAGAGCCGGCAACCGCGGCTGGTACCACGGAGGCATCGTTGGATTTGTTTATTTCATCCTTATTTTCCTCGTGGGGTTCCTGGCTTTCGATGCAGGTCTGAACCTGCAATCCCTGCAGCTGCTTGGCATTTTGTTCGTTTCTGGCGCGCTTGGCGGCATGCTTGGCGTCAACACTAAAAAATAA
- the tgt gene encoding tRNA guanosine(34) transglycosylase Tgt yields the protein MAAAVTYEAIKTCKQSGARLGKVHTPHGVIETPAFMPVGTQATVKTMSPEELKTMDAQIILSNTYHLFIRPGHDIVKAAGGLHKFMNWDRPILTDSGGFQVFSLSNMRKITEEGVQFKSHLNGDKLFLSPEVAMEIQNALGSDIMMAFDECPPFPAEYDYVKKSLERTTRWAERCLQSHSRPQDQGLFAIIQGGMHEDLRRLSAEQLTSMDFPGYAIGGLSVGEPKHLMYDVLDYTTPLMPANKPRYLMGVGSPDALIEGAIRGIDMFDCVLPTRIARNGTCMTSEGRLVIRNAKHATDFGPLDPKCSCYTCKNYSRAYIRHLIKADETFGIRLTTIHNLHFLLQLMRDVRGAIQEDRLLDFRDEFFAAYGLNDNERGF from the coding sequence TTGGCAGCAGCAGTTACGTATGAAGCAATTAAAACTTGCAAGCAATCGGGAGCGCGACTAGGAAAAGTTCACACGCCTCATGGCGTCATTGAGACTCCTGCTTTCATGCCGGTTGGCACGCAAGCGACCGTTAAGACGATGAGTCCTGAGGAATTAAAGACGATGGACGCTCAAATTATTTTGAGCAATACGTATCATTTATTTATTCGTCCTGGACATGATATCGTGAAAGCTGCGGGCGGTTTGCATAAATTCATGAATTGGGATCGACCGATTTTGACCGATAGTGGCGGTTTCCAAGTATTTAGTTTGAGTAATATGCGTAAAATTACAGAAGAAGGCGTTCAGTTCAAGTCGCATTTGAACGGAGATAAATTGTTCCTTTCTCCAGAAGTGGCGATGGAGATTCAGAATGCCTTGGGTTCTGATATTATGATGGCGTTTGATGAGTGTCCGCCTTTCCCTGCTGAGTATGACTATGTGAAGAAATCCCTAGAACGCACGACACGCTGGGCGGAGCGCTGCCTGCAAAGCCACAGCCGACCGCAGGATCAGGGCTTGTTCGCCATCATCCAAGGGGGCATGCACGAGGATCTGCGCAGGCTAAGTGCGGAGCAGTTGACTTCCATGGATTTCCCGGGGTATGCTATTGGTGGACTGAGTGTTGGCGAACCTAAGCACTTGATGTATGATGTGCTGGATTATACAACACCTCTTATGCCTGCGAACAAACCTCGTTATCTGATGGGGGTAGGTTCTCCCGATGCTCTAATTGAAGGCGCTATTCGTGGAATCGATATGTTCGATTGCGTTTTGCCGACAAGGATTGCACGGAATGGGACATGTATGACGAGCGAGGGACGTCTGGTGATTCGCAATGCGAAGCACGCGACTGACTTCGGACCATTGGATCCCAAATGTTCTTGCTATACCTGCAAGAATTACAGTAGAGCTTATATTCGCCACTTGATTAAAGCGGACGAAACGTTCGGTATTCGCTTAACAACGATTCATAACCTTCACTTTCTACTACAGCTCATGCGTGATGTAAGAGGAGCTATCCAGGAAGATCGTTTGCTTGATTTCCGGGATGAATTCTTTGCCGCTTATGGGCTGAATGATAATGAAAGAGGATTTTAA
- a CDS encoding phosphatase PAP2 family protein: MSPFQSMTHATVYIVITIFVFLIAATRSSPFNIAGSFVQEVFTSRKYVLHFAALITILFFNKVEMIIEKKMQFRADFTKSIYGIEGNFVAAIQNFFHNDILTYVSSYFYVVVFPSVMIASIALYTYQKNYKLFYAICYALMFNYMVAIPFYLFFPVNEVWSFHPNVKLLILDVFPTFEQDYRPLSGLDNCFPSLHTSISVSMAVIAVKSRNTFWKIFVPISSAFIIFTIFYLGIHWLSDMCAGVVLGVVAARVGLRIAEGRLVLGEQALLKPLKNNEL; this comes from the coding sequence ATGAGTCCGTTTCAGTCCATGACGCATGCAACGGTCTATATAGTTATTACCATCTTTGTCTTTCTGATTGCTGCAACACGTTCAAGCCCGTTTAATATTGCCGGCAGCTTTGTCCAAGAAGTGTTTACTTCACGTAAATATGTCCTTCATTTCGCTGCACTCATAACCATTTTATTTTTCAATAAAGTTGAGATGATCATCGAAAAAAAAATGCAATTTCGCGCTGATTTCACCAAATCGATTTATGGAATTGAAGGCAATTTCGTAGCTGCGATCCAGAACTTTTTCCATAATGATATCCTAACCTATGTCAGCAGTTATTTCTATGTCGTTGTCTTTCCGTCCGTTATGATTGCCTCTATCGCACTTTACACGTATCAGAAAAATTATAAGCTGTTTTACGCCATTTGCTATGCATTAATGTTCAATTATATGGTTGCTATTCCATTTTATCTGTTCTTCCCAGTGAACGAAGTGTGGTCCTTCCATCCTAATGTCAAATTGTTGATTCTGGATGTGTTCCCTACCTTCGAGCAAGATTATCGTCCATTATCCGGACTTGATAATTGTTTTCCAAGCTTGCACACATCGATCTCTGTCTCCATGGCTGTAATCGCGGTGAAGAGCCGCAATACATTTTGGAAAATCTTCGTGCCTATCTCTTCAGCCTTTATCATCTTCACCATCTTCTACTTGGGCATCCACTGGTTATCGGATATGTGCGCAGGTGTTGTACTCGGTGTTGTCGCTGCAAGAGTCGGGTTGCGCATCGCCGAAGGCCGACTGGTGCTTGGCGAGCAAGCACTGCTCAAGCCACTTAAGAATAATGAGCTTTAA
- the queA gene encoding tRNA preQ1(34) S-adenosylmethionine ribosyltransferase-isomerase QueA, whose protein sequence is MDVQSFDFDLPENLIAQTPLLNRTASRLLALNKRTGDINHQTFEQLIDYVEAGDLLVMNDTRVIPARLFGAKKDTGAKVELLLLKPLGDDRWEALVKPGKRMKLGAVAVFGTNPANPDEPLLTAEVVESSDMGGRVLKFSYTGIFNEILDQLGEMPLPPYIKEQLSERERYQTVYAKHEGSAAAPTAGLHFTEAYLDKLQAKGVRIAFVTLHVGLGTFRPVSVDTIEEHQMHAEYYVLSPETAALINETKSTGKRVIAVGTTSARTLETAAGISREQAGTSGNEPVYIEPSQGWTSIFIYPGYEFGVVDALLTNFHLPKSTLLMLISALAGKENVLQAYEEAVREQYRFFSFGDAMLIY, encoded by the coding sequence ATGGATGTACAATCTTTTGATTTTGATTTACCCGAAAATTTAATTGCCCAGACGCCGCTGCTGAACCGCACGGCGTCTAGGCTGCTTGCGCTGAACAAACGAACAGGCGACATCAACCACCAAACATTTGAGCAATTGATTGATTATGTAGAAGCCGGCGATTTGCTCGTGATGAACGATACACGGGTCATACCAGCCCGGCTTTTTGGTGCGAAGAAAGACACGGGGGCCAAGGTGGAACTGCTTCTTCTGAAGCCGCTTGGCGACGATCGATGGGAAGCTCTGGTTAAACCGGGCAAACGGATGAAGCTTGGGGCCGTGGCTGTCTTTGGCACAAATCCGGCAAATCCCGATGAACCGCTGTTGACCGCAGAAGTGGTGGAATCGAGCGACATGGGAGGCCGTGTGCTGAAATTCAGCTATACGGGCATTTTCAATGAAATCCTCGATCAGTTGGGTGAAATGCCGCTGCCTCCTTATATCAAGGAGCAGCTATCAGAACGGGAACGTTATCAAACCGTTTATGCGAAGCATGAAGGCTCAGCGGCTGCTCCAACGGCAGGACTCCATTTTACGGAAGCCTATCTGGATAAGCTTCAAGCAAAAGGGGTTCGTATTGCTTTTGTTACGCTGCATGTGGGGCTAGGAACATTCCGTCCTGTTTCCGTGGATACGATTGAAGAACATCAGATGCACGCGGAATATTATGTGCTGTCTCCCGAGACAGCGGCTCTCATCAATGAGACGAAGTCAACGGGCAAACGCGTTATCGCCGTAGGGACAACATCGGCACGCACCCTGGAGACAGCAGCAGGAATCAGTCGTGAGCAGGCGGGAACGAGCGGCAATGAGCCTGTATATATTGAGCCTTCTCAGGGCTGGACGAGTATTTTTATTTATCCCGGATACGAGTTTGGCGTCGTAGATGCCTTGTTGACGAATTTCCATCTGCCCAAGTCAACGCTGCTAATGCTGATTAGTGCTCTAGCTGGGAAAGAAAACGTATTACAAGCCTATGAGGAAGCTGTTCGGGAACAATATCGCTTTTTCAGTTTTGGCGATGCCATGTTGATCTATTAA
- the yajC gene encoding preprotein translocase subunit YajC encodes MLLAADTANTGAVGYLYTYGPLVLMFVVLYFLLIRPQQKRQKTRSQMLSGLKKGDKVVTIGGLHGTIMEITDDICVLRVNDATKMTFDRSAVNAISKSAAKE; translated from the coding sequence ATGTTACTAGCAGCAGATACTGCCAATACAGGTGCAGTTGGGTATTTGTATACATACGGACCTTTAGTGCTCATGTTTGTCGTACTTTACTTCTTACTTATTCGTCCACAACAAAAAAGACAGAAAACACGCAGTCAAATGCTTAGCGGATTGAAAAAAGGGGATAAGGTCGTTACGATCGGTGGTTTACACGGAACGATCATGGAAATCACGGATGACATTTGTGTACTTCGTGTCAATGATGCAACGAAAATGACGTTTGACCGTTCCGCCGTCAATGCGATTTCTAAATCGGCAGCAAAGGAATAA
- the ruvB gene encoding Holliday junction branch migration DNA helicase RuvB: protein MDNDRIISANLMMEDNVIEYSLRPRYLAEYIGQKQAKENLKIYIEAAKMRKEALDHVLLYGPPGLGKTTLSNIIANELGVSIRTTSGPAIERPGDLAAILTNLQEGDVLFIDEIHRLHRTVEEVLYPAMEDFALDIIIGKGPSARSVRLDLPAFTLIGATTRVGLLSAPLRDRFGVVSRLEFYTVEELTYIVSRTADILQVGIVGEAAREIGMRSRGTPRIANRLLKRVRDFAQVKGDGIITLDISREALKLIQVDDLGLDEIDHKMLRAIIQSFQGGPVGLETIAATIGEESQTIEDVYEPYLLQIGFLQRTPRGRTVTPAAYHHLGLPVPEQK from the coding sequence ATGGATAATGACCGGATTATATCGGCTAATTTGATGATGGAGGACAATGTCATTGAATATAGCCTGCGTCCTCGTTATTTGGCCGAATATATCGGCCAGAAGCAGGCGAAGGAGAACCTCAAAATTTATATCGAAGCCGCGAAGATGCGTAAAGAAGCACTGGATCATGTGCTCCTTTACGGCCCTCCAGGCTTAGGTAAAACGACATTGTCAAACATTATCGCCAACGAGCTTGGCGTAAGCATACGAACAACCTCCGGTCCCGCTATTGAGCGGCCGGGGGATCTTGCTGCCATCCTGACGAATTTACAGGAGGGGGACGTGCTCTTCATCGACGAGATTCACCGCCTCCACCGGACGGTGGAAGAGGTGCTGTATCCGGCGATGGAGGACTTTGCCCTTGACATTATCATCGGCAAGGGGCCGAGCGCGCGCTCGGTGCGTCTGGACTTGCCGGCGTTTACGCTGATCGGCGCAACGACGCGTGTCGGCCTGCTGTCTGCGCCGCTGCGCGACCGCTTCGGAGTCGTCAGCCGGCTGGAGTTTTACACGGTGGAAGAGCTCACCTACATCGTCAGCCGGACAGCCGACATCCTGCAGGTCGGCATTGTCGGCGAAGCTGCGCGCGAGATTGGCATGCGTTCCCGCGGAACGCCGCGGATTGCCAACCGCTTGCTGAAGCGGGTGCGTGACTTCGCTCAGGTCAAAGGCGATGGCATCATCACGCTAGACATCTCCAGAGAGGCGCTGAAGCTCATTCAGGTCGATGACTTAGGTTTGGATGAGATTGACCACAAAATGCTGCGAGCGATCATTCAGAGCTTCCAGGGCGGCCCTGTCGGACTGGAGACCATTGCAGCGACGATCGGCGAGGAGAGCCAGACGATCGAAGATGTGTATGAGCCCTACTTGCTGCAAATTGGTTTTTTGCAGCGAACACCGCGAGGCCGAACCGTCACGCCTGCGGCTTATCACCATCTGGGCCTGCCGGTACCGGAACAGAAATAG
- a CDS encoding SpoIID/LytB domain-containing protein, producing the protein MNWRKKLLAPKMLIVITTAALTLGTYPLEESTANAAEIKHLDQIRVALFIDSAKYKLIEPVVTLSVAGGLDIGVRSAASAAVKPWISIADASIRMSLDQYSALMLETTDFSAAKALYGKLATLPADGYIISRVKQGKTVYQVYYGSYPTKEAAEGTAAQALKDATVAALTKSTAPAVTGPLHWNAGSYASEAAAQQQLNLFAQAGIQADLALQEDASGQLAYSVFVGSEATAAQLETVKQAVLKAVPNVILQAVNPKSAYLIRKSEATTSVNGATSVPHYASAASDQKTLLHPKSEGITIKERGDRKYRGDMEISTYHDKLALVNEVAMESYLYGVLGSELSAGWPVEALKAQAVAARTFAINQVNKYEIAQVTDTTLDQAYYGILKEFPAGNQAVDATKDEVISDKNGLISPVFSSNSGGVTADPSEVWGNPVAYLRSVTSPDQGAEKGKAVWYRIQLADGRAGYVHSMYLKDSGQKAKDGKAYYEATEQGVNVRLAPYVDNTANPSVAQLANKEKVLVIGQEKESNAYSWIRGPFTASDMKSKLTAAGITVSGDLKTLEISKRGPSGRVTEMKANGVVVKVPYPDALRTVLGGLPSTLFEIEPAGSYTGNTPNSPGLAIAGATTTETSSASADTIYVLSGGQSQPVTLKKTDLTAISTSGVSKPAATTGSNPSGVVPIGQGQQFVFRGTGYGHGMGMSQWGARGYAEIGYDYKKILQSYYAGINITKE; encoded by the coding sequence ATGAATTGGAGAAAAAAGCTGCTTGCCCCTAAGATGTTGATTGTGATTACAACAGCCGCTTTGACTTTGGGAACATACCCTTTGGAGGAGTCCACCGCGAATGCAGCGGAAATTAAGCATCTAGATCAAATTCGTGTTGCTCTGTTCATAGATTCAGCGAAGTATAAATTAATAGAGCCTGTTGTTACGCTATCTGTAGCCGGAGGGCTGGATATTGGCGTTCGTTCCGCAGCGAGTGCGGCTGTTAAGCCATGGATCTCGATTGCGGATGCTTCCATCCGCATGTCTCTGGATCAGTATAGTGCTCTGATGCTGGAAACGACGGACTTTTCTGCAGCCAAGGCGCTATATGGAAAACTTGCTACTCTGCCCGCGGACGGATACATAATAAGTCGAGTGAAACAAGGGAAAACCGTTTATCAAGTGTATTACGGGAGCTATCCCACCAAAGAAGCAGCCGAAGGAACGGCAGCGCAAGCGCTGAAAGATGCAACGGTTGCGGCCTTAACGAAATCAACAGCTCCCGCAGTAACGGGGCCTCTGCATTGGAATGCGGGGAGTTATGCTTCAGAAGCAGCGGCTCAGCAGCAATTAAACTTGTTTGCCCAAGCGGGAATTCAAGCGGATCTTGCACTTCAGGAGGATGCATCGGGGCAGTTGGCTTATAGTGTTTTTGTTGGGAGCGAAGCAACAGCGGCCCAGTTAGAAACAGTCAAACAGGCTGTATTAAAGGCAGTGCCAAATGTCATTTTGCAAGCGGTAAATCCGAAGAGCGCGTATCTCATTCGCAAATCGGAAGCTACGACTTCTGTCAATGGCGCGACCTCTGTGCCGCACTATGCTTCAGCTGCAAGTGACCAAAAGACGCTGCTTCATCCCAAAAGCGAAGGAATAACGATCAAGGAACGGGGAGATCGCAAATATCGTGGGGATATGGAAATTAGCACGTACCATGACAAATTAGCACTAGTGAATGAAGTCGCCATGGAGTCCTATTTGTATGGAGTGCTAGGATCAGAGCTAAGCGCAGGCTGGCCTGTTGAGGCACTCAAGGCGCAAGCGGTTGCTGCAAGGACTTTTGCGATCAATCAAGTGAATAAATATGAGATCGCGCAAGTGACAGATACGACGTTGGATCAGGCTTATTATGGGATTCTGAAGGAATTCCCGGCAGGCAACCAAGCGGTAGATGCAACGAAGGATGAAGTGATATCCGATAAAAATGGTCTTATATCCCCTGTGTTTTCTTCTAATTCCGGTGGCGTGACGGCTGATCCTTCGGAGGTATGGGGAAATCCGGTTGCTTATTTGCGCAGCGTCACGAGCCCCGATCAGGGCGCAGAGAAGGGGAAAGCTGTCTGGTACAGGATTCAATTAGCAGATGGACGGGCAGGTTACGTTCATTCTATGTATCTCAAAGACAGCGGTCAGAAAGCTAAGGATGGCAAAGCTTACTATGAGGCAACGGAGCAAGGTGTAAATGTACGTTTGGCCCCTTATGTGGATAATACGGCCAATCCTTCCGTTGCACAGCTCGCAAACAAAGAAAAGGTGCTTGTCATTGGTCAGGAAAAGGAATCAAACGCTTATTCCTGGATTCGTGGTCCTTTTACCGCCAGTGACATGAAAAGCAAACTAACGGCTGCAGGCATTACGGTTAGTGGAGATTTGAAAACGCTGGAAATATCCAAACGTGGTCCGTCGGGTCGCGTGACGGAGATGAAAGCCAACGGAGTTGTCGTGAAGGTGCCTTATCCGGATGCTTTAAGAACTGTGCTTGGAGGGCTGCCGAGTACCCTGTTTGAAATTGAACCTGCTGGCAGTTATACTGGTAATACGCCAAATTCGCCAGGTCTGGCGATCGCGGGAGCAACCACGACGGAGACAAGCAGCGCAAGTGCTGATACAATCTACGTCCTATCGGGTGGGCAGTCCCAACCTGTGACCTTAAAGAAAACAGATTTGACGGCCATCAGCACATCCGGAGTATCCAAACCGGCCGCAACCACAGGCAGCAATCCAAGCGGCGTGGTGCCGATTGGACAAGGGCAGCAGTTTGTCTTTCGCGGGACAGGCTATGGCCACGGCATGGGCATGTCGCAATGGGGCGCAAGAGGCTATGCCGAAATCGGCTATGACTATAAGAAAATACTCCAGTCTTATTATGCTGGAATTAACATAACTAAGGAATGA
- the ruvA gene encoding Holliday junction branch migration protein RuvA, which yields MIDFLRGKVAFRESDYAVLDVNGVGYRVFCPNPYALPHKEDEDVTMFIHYHVREDAHLLFGFISRDEQSLFRLLLDVTGIGPKVALGILAAGGRPEAVILAISQENLAFLTKLPGIGKKTAQRIILDLKDKLGSVSFSSPEAAVALSVVGSAQLTEGGHVWSEAKEALMTLGYTEAEADRAWLQVKPKTTPGDSVDVLVKLALQALYTMQ from the coding sequence ATGATAGATTTCTTAAGAGGGAAAGTTGCATTTCGCGAGAGCGATTATGCGGTACTGGACGTTAACGGCGTAGGATACCGTGTATTTTGTCCCAATCCTTATGCCTTGCCTCACAAGGAAGATGAGGATGTGACGATGTTCATACATTATCATGTGCGTGAAGATGCCCACTTGTTATTTGGTTTTATTTCACGGGATGAGCAATCCTTGTTTCGCTTGCTGCTGGATGTCACAGGCATAGGACCAAAGGTTGCACTGGGTATTCTCGCAGCTGGCGGGCGGCCGGAGGCTGTTATTTTGGCAATTAGCCAGGAGAATTTAGCTTTCTTGACGAAACTTCCAGGCATTGGCAAGAAGACGGCGCAACGGATTATTCTGGATCTCAAGGACAAATTAGGTTCTGTGAGTTTCTCGAGTCCGGAAGCGGCTGTTGCTCTGAGTGTAGTAGGTTCTGCGCAATTGACAGAAGGCGGCCATGTCTGGAGCGAAGCGAAGGAAGCGCTGATGACGCTGGGTTATACGGAAGCAGAAGCAGACCGAGCTTGGCTGCAAGTGAAGCCCAAAACGACTCCGGGGGATTCGGTGGATGTGTTGGTGAAGCTTGCTTTGCAGGCTTTGTATACGATGCAGTAG
- a CDS encoding SLC13 family permease: protein MTEFSQGPVLWQAIAAVVIFAAAYIFILIERWDRMYTALGGAVLMIVLGIVPIGKALTTYANWRVLMLLASLFIIAGLFQKTGLISYGASRMIRKFRLQPFTILVGLSLLAAISSALWDSLVAIAVLVPIVMRIAKMMKVSPVPFLISVLLSAHIGGASTLMGNLPNRLIGESVDISAADMLLNIGPLSLILLAVVYIVIWFVYARRMIIAETGKRELLSLQPASSLTDDRTYLIGGSLVASLTLVALLLQNLMGWHASYIAATGAILFSLLNYKSIVGLAKQKDWLAAWILLKDSQLLFFFGLFVMVGGLIHAGFTGLIAVKGLELSQGNVPFLTNLLLWLTAFGSAMMDYIPYTAAMIPVVKDMSNVILSYSSFTTAMPLWWSLLIGTAIGSGVTLLSSTTSMYAAVLSDQEGGGLTQRNYFLVAAPISLLLCIIATIYFNLFLL from the coding sequence ATGACGGAATTTTCGCAAGGTCCTGTTCTGTGGCAGGCCATCGCGGCTGTAGTTATCTTTGCAGCGGCGTATATCTTCATCTTGATTGAGCGATGGGATCGCATGTATACAGCGTTAGGCGGAGCCGTGCTGATGATTGTTTTGGGTATTGTGCCTATAGGCAAAGCCCTTACGACTTACGCGAATTGGCGAGTTCTTATGCTGCTCGCCAGCTTATTCATAATTGCTGGACTTTTTCAGAAGACAGGACTTATTTCATATGGGGCAAGCCGTATGATTCGCAAGTTTCGCTTGCAGCCTTTTACCATTTTAGTTGGTTTATCCCTACTAGCCGCGATTTCCTCAGCCTTATGGGATAGCTTAGTAGCAATAGCTGTACTCGTCCCGATTGTGATGAGAATAGCAAAGATGATGAAAGTATCACCTGTTCCTTTTCTGATTTCTGTCCTGTTATCCGCTCATATCGGCGGAGCGTCAACCTTAATGGGCAATCTGCCGAATCGGTTGATTGGCGAATCGGTCGACATTTCGGCCGCGGATATGCTGCTTAACATTGGGCCGCTTAGCCTTATTTTGCTGGCAGTCGTTTACATCGTAATATGGTTTGTGTACGCCAGGCGGATGATCATAGCGGAGACGGGGAAAAGGGAACTGCTCAGCTTGCAGCCTGCTTCGTCTTTAACGGATGATCGCACGTACTTGATAGGCGGCAGTCTCGTTGCCAGTCTAACGCTAGTCGCGCTTTTACTGCAGAATCTCATGGGATGGCACGCTTCTTATATTGCAGCAACCGGGGCCATTCTCTTCTCCTTGCTCAATTACAAATCCATCGTTGGGCTTGCGAAGCAAAAGGATTGGCTGGCAGCGTGGATCCTTTTAAAGGACTCGCAATTATTATTTTTCTTCGGATTGTTTGTGATGGTCGGTGGGCTAATTCATGCGGGTTTCACAGGTTTAATCGCTGTCAAAGGCTTGGAGTTAAGTCAAGGCAATGTGCCTTTCTTAACGAATCTTCTCTTATGGCTTACCGCCTTCGGATCTGCCATGATGGATTACATCCCTTATACGGCCGCAATGATTCCAGTTGTCAAAGACATGAGCAATGTAATTCTCAGTTATTCTTCCTTTACCACGGCTATGCCGCTATGGTGGTCTTTACTGATAGGAACTGCGATAGGAAGCGGGGTAACTTTGCTTAGTTCTACAACGAGCATGTATGCGGCCGTATTGTCAGATCAGGAAGGCGGAGGATTGACACAGCGCAATTACTTTCTGGTGGCAGCGCCAATTTCTCTGCTTTTATGCATCATCGCGACGATTTATTTCAACTTGTTTCTGCTGTAA